In a genomic window of Erigeron canadensis isolate Cc75 chromosome 5, C_canadensis_v1, whole genome shotgun sequence:
- the LOC122600143 gene encoding alpha,alpha-trehalose-phosphate synthase [UDP-forming] 1 → MPGNKYNGNSTVPTSRIERLLRERELRKNSKASYSNELTNNDASEYERLKDGDNFVEQYLEGASAARDGWEKPDGGLFTQRLLVVANRLPVSAVRRGEESWSLEVSAGGLVSALLGVKEVEAKWIGWAGVNVPDEPGQRALTKALAEKRCIPVFLDEEVVHQYYNGYCNNILWPLFHYLGLPQEDRLATTRSFQSQFAAYKKANQMFADVVNEHYEEGDVVWCHDYHLMFLPKCLKDHNSNMKVGWFLHTPFPSSEIHRTLPSRSELLRAVLAADLVGFHTYDYARHFVSACTRILGLEGTPEGVEDQGRLTRVAAFPIGIDSDRFICALENPQVQEHMKELKERFSGRKVMLGVDRLDMIKGIPQKILAFEKFLEENPYWRDKVVLLQIAVPTRTDVPEYQKLTSQVHEIVGRINGRFGTLTTVPIHHLDRSLDFQALCALYAVTDIAIVTSLRDGMNLVSYEFVACQDAKRGVLILSEFAGAAQSLGAGAILVNPWNITEVAASIGQALNMSAEEREKRHRHNFLHVTTHTAQEWAETFVSELNDTVVEAQQRIRQVPPSLPVEEAIERYLQSSNRLIILGFSATLTEPVDTPDRRGGDQIREMDLKLHPELKESLIELCNDPQTTVIVLSGSDRSVLDENFGEFNMWLAAENGMFLRSTKGTWMTTMPEHSNMEWVDSVKHVFEYFTERTPRSHFELRETSLVWNYKYADVEFGRLQARDMLQHLWTGPISNASVDVVQGSRSVEVRAAGVTKGITIVRILGEIVHSKSISSPIDYVLCIGHFLGKDEDIYTFFEPELPYNGMGIPSAKLPGDRKTGKSGSKSFQKQPHQRPPQSPDNKRTATNNIRNHASENGGKRPSASPDKVSWNVLDLKADNYFSCAVGRTRSNARYLLSSSDDVVSFLKDLTQAS, encoded by the exons ATGCCTGGGAACAAGTATAATGGCAACTCAACGGTTCCAACAAGTCGTATTGAGAGGCTTTTAAGAGAACGAGAGCTAAGAAAGAATAGCAAAGCTTCATATTCTAATGAGCTTACCAACAATGATGCCTCTGAGTATGAAAGGTTAAAAGATGGCGATAACTTTGTAGAACAGTACCTAGAAGGTGCTTCTGCTGCAAGAGATGGTTGGGAAAAACCAGATGGTGGACTCTTTACCCAACGCTTGTTGGTTGTTGCGAATAGACTGCCAGTTTCTGCTGTCAGAAGAGGTGAAGAGAGCTGGTCTCTGGAGGTTAGTGCTGGTGGCCTTGTGAGTGCCCTCCTTG GTGTGAAGGAGGTTGAAGCAAAATGGATCGGATGGGCGGGTGTAAATGTGCCAGATGAGCCTGGGCAGAGGgcgttgactaaagcattggcAGAAAAG AGGTGTATACCCGTGTTTCTTGATGAAGAAGTTGTGCATCAATATTATAATGGCTATTGTAACAACATATTGTGGCCCCTTTTCCATTATCTTGGTCTTCCACAAGAAGACCGTTTAGCTACAACTAGAAGTTTCCAATCTCAGTTTGCAGCATACAAGAAAGCAAATCAAATGTTTGCTGATGTGGTTAATGAGCATTATGAAGAAGGTGATGTTGTTTGGTGCCACGATTACCATCTTATGTTCCTTCCAAAATGCTTGAAGGATCACAACAGCAACATGAAAGTTGGTTGGTTCCTTCATACTCCCTTCCCGTCTTCTGAAATCCATAGGACATTGCCTTCTCGTTCTGAGCTTCTACGTGCGGTTCTTGCTGCTGATTTGGTTGG ATTCCATACATATGACTATGCAAGGCACTTTGTTAGTGCTTGTACCCGTATCCTTGGACTCGAAGGTACTCCTGAGGGGGTTGAGGATCAAGGGAGATTGACTCGAGTTGCTGCG TTTCCAATTGGTATAGACTCAGATAGATTCATTTGTGCACTCGAGAATCCACAAGTACAGGAGCATATGAAAGAATTGAAAGAGAGATTTTCTGGTAGAAAGGTGATGTTAGGCGTTGACAGACTAGATATGATCAAAGGGATTCCCCAAAAGATACTTGCCTTTGAGAAGTTTCTAGAAGAGAATCCATATTGGCGTGATAAAGTAGTTTTGTTACAGATTGCAGTACCAACTAGAACAGATGTTCCAGAGT ATCAGAAACTCACTAGTCAGGTCCATGAAATTGTGGGCAGGATAAATGGAAGGTTTGGGACACTGACAACTGTTCCAATTCATCATCTG GACCGCTCTCTTGATTTTCAGGCTTTATGTGCACTATATGCTGTCACTG ATATAGCCATTGTCACATCTTTGCGGGATGGAATGAATCTTGTCAGTTATGAGTTTGTTGCATGCCAAGATGCTAAAAGAGGGGTTCTGATTTTAAGTGAG TTTGCGGGTGCTGCACAATCCCTTGGTGCTGGGGCTATTCTAGTTAATCCATGGAACATAACTGAAGTGGCTGCTTCAATAGGCCAAGCTTTGAATATGAGTgctgaagaaagagaaaaacgTCACCGACACAACTTTTTGCATGTCACAACCCATACTGCTCAAGAATGGGCAGAAACTTTTGTGAG TGAGTTAAATGATACCGTAGTTGAAGCGCAACAAAGAATAAGGCAAGTTCCACCATCACTTCCTGTTGAAGAGGCTATAGAGCGTTATTTGCAGTCAAGTAACCGATTAATCATACTG GGATTCAGTGCTACATTAACGGAACCAGTTGATACTCCTGATAGGCGCGGGGGTGATCAGATCCGGGAAATGGATCTTAAGCTGCACCCTGAACTAAAAGAATCACTGATAGAGCTTTGCAACGATCCACAAACAACTGTTATTGTACTCAGTGGCAGTGATCGAAGTGTATTAGATGAG AACTTTGGAGAGTTCAATATGTGGCTGGCTGCTGAAAATGGAATGTTTCTACGTTCCACAAAAGGAACCTGGATGACAACTATGCCCGAGCATTCAAACATGGAGTGGGTTGACAGCGTGAAG CATGTCTTTGAGTATTTCACTGAAAGAACACCTCGATCACATTTTGAGCTTCGTGAAACTTCATTGGTGTGGAATTACAAGTATGCAG ATGTTGAATTTGGGAGGCTTCAAGCCCGAGACATGCTGCAGCATCTGTGGACAGGCCCGATATCTAATGCATCTGTAGATGTAGTACAAGGTAGCCGCTCTGTAGAGGTTCGAGCGGCTGGTGTAACTAAG GGTATCACAATTGTTCGTATATTAGGCGAGATAGTTCATAGCAAATCTATATCATCCCCCATTGATTACGTCCTATGTATCGGTCACTTTCTTGGGAAG GATGAAGATATATACACCTTTTTTGAGCCTGAGCTTCCTTATAATGGCATGGGTATTCCAAGTGCTAAGCTTCCTGGAGACAGAAAGACAGGTAAAAGTGGGTCGAAATCATTTCAAAAACAGCCTCATCAACGACCTCCACAAAGTCCAGATAACAAGCGAACAGCAACTAACAATATCAGGAACCACGCGTCTGAGAATGGTGGAAAACGACCATCGGCATCACCAGACAAGGTGTCGTGGAACGTTTTAGATTTGAAAGCAGATAACTATTTCTCATGTGCAGTAGGACGCACACGTTCAAATGCTCGGTACCTTCTATCATCATCGGATGACGTGGTTTCATTTCTCAAAGACCTTACTCAAGCTTCGTGA
- the LOC122602222 gene encoding probable NADH kinase, with protein sequence MGRMRLLMFQKPLNTYFFHQLKKPNSLSPPLINPKVSRYLDSRSKVHKEAIEFCRNILQRKSIDLDATFSSKLLKPIRNVDLVVAIGGDGTLLQASHLLNDKIPLLGVNSDPTQPQEVQELSNEFDAARSTGFLCAATVNNFEQILDNILEGRSAPSALSRMSISVNSKPLSTYALNDILISDPCPASASRLSFRIRKDGQSSSPLVNCRSSGLRVSTAAGSTAAMLSAGGYPMPILSKDLQYMVREPISPPAASLSLMRGSIMPKETMDIDWYTKEGKIYIDGSHPVHPVQYGDTIQIYSDAPTLKLFLPQHLLPSKI encoded by the exons ATGGGGAGAATGCGTTTGCTAATGTTTCAAAAACCATTAAacacttatttttttcatcaattaaaaaAACCCAACTCATTATCTCCTCCTCTTATAAACCCTAAG GTATCGCGTTATCTTGATAGCAGGTCCAAAGTTCACAAAGAAGCTATAGAGTTTTGTCGAAATATTTTACAAAGGAAGTCAATAGACTTGGATGCTACTTTTAGTAGTAAACTATTAAAACCCATTCGTAATGTGGATCTTGTTGTTGCCATTGGTGGTGATGGCACCCTTTTGCAGGCAAGCCATTTGTTGAACGATAAAATCCCATTACTCGGAGTAAATTCTGACCCTACTCAACCACAAGAG GTTCAAGAACTGAGTAATGAGTTTGATGCTGCTAGAAGCACCGGTTTTCTTTGTGCAGCAACTGTCAACAACTTTGAACAG ATACTAGATAACATCCTGGAGGGTCGATCCGCTCCTTCTGCGCTATCAAGAATGTCAATTTCTGTAAATTCAAAGCCACTGTCAACATATGCTCTTAACGACATATTAATTTCTGATCCATGTCCTGCATCTGCTTCTAGGCTCTCATTCAG gattAGGAAGGACGGGCAATCAAGTTCGCCTCTAGTTAACTGTCGATCTAGTGGTCTAAGAGTCTCAACTGCTGCTGGATCAACAGCTGCAATGCTATCAGCTGGTGGATATCCAATGCCCATTTTGTCAAAAGATCTCCAATACATGGTAAGAGAGCCCATTTCACCACCAGCAGCCAGCTTGAGTCTGATGCGTGGATCAATAATGCCTAAAGAAACCATGGACATTGATTGGTACACAAAAGAGGGGAAAATATACATCGATGGTTCTCATCCTGTTCATCCTGTTCAATATGGTGATACCATACAAATATATTCAGACGCTCCAACTCTGAAACTCTTTTTACCTCAGCACTTGTTACCAAGTAAGATTTGA